The Nycticebus coucang isolate mNycCou1 chromosome 8, mNycCou1.pri, whole genome shotgun sequence genome has a window encoding:
- the LOC128592344 gene encoding 60S ribosomal protein L37-like: MSKGIWRFSPRNQVAVKTEKRGGRREERMEMFPRDSPDLEKQKVEDGGSTVTKRTSLLGKRGNKTHTLCCHCGSKAYHLRKSTCGKCGYPAKHKRNWSANSKRRNTTGSGRMRHLKIVYRRHGFREGTTPKPKRAAVAASSSS; the protein is encoded by the exons ATGTCCAAAGGTATTTGGAGATTTAGCCCTAGAAACCAGGTAGCAGTTAAGACTGAGAAAAGAGGGggtagaagagaagagagaatggaAATGTTCCCAAGGGACAGCCCAGACTTAGAGAAACAGAAAGTGGAAGATGGAGG AAGCACCGTGACGAAGAGAACATCATTGCTTGGAAAGCGTGGGAATAAGACGCATACGTTGTGCTGCCACTGTGGCTCGAAGGCCTACCACCTACGAAAGTCCACCTGTGGCAAATGTGGCTATCCTGCTAAGCACAAGAGAAACTGGAGTGCCAActctaaaagaagaaataccacTGGGAGTGGTCGGATGAGGCACCTAAAAATTGTGTACCGCAGGCATGGATTCCGTGAAGGAACAACACCTAAACCCAAGAGGGCAGCTGTTGCAGCATCCAGTTCATCTTAA